One Solanum pennellii chromosome 9, SPENNV200 DNA segment encodes these proteins:
- the LOC107030339 gene encoding OBERON-like protein has translation MSAKEEVGESLALVVDNESSSTINETGLQLYPVSEYEYGEGLPYAPMNWPNVGDKWGWRTGRRATNSGTFKDRYLYLPERYQAPKDGKKNAFRSKTSVKKYLQSEYPGMDIDQFFASFSWMIPSKQSSSSKDLHDIDFDSDMKERTTSAGTKMQPLLSDSSFKAITCKAGNRICSSLAAENPFTETRFCDLCCSESGFCGDCCCILCSKLISLDYDGYSYIRCEATVVSGHICGHVSHLECALRAYMAGRVRGSINLDVEYLCRYCDSRMDLVPHASKLLNICTSIASYADIENILNVGIRILRGSKKSIAKELLHRIESINGKLMKGVNIQDAFKQESGVNSTDFSANSGTSQDQNLSQKQKTLNDFNIPENIDRKIATGTFMHYENILKQKEPKFVNYLAIYLVV, from the exons GTCAGCCAAGGAGGAAGTTGGGGAGAGTCTTGCACTTGTTGTAGATAATGAGAGTTCATCTACAATCAATGAAACAGGGCTTCAACTGTATCCAGTTTCTGAGTATGAATATGGTGAAGGTTTACCATATGCTCCTATGAATTGGCCAAATGTTGGTGATAAGTGGGGTTGGAGGACAGGTAGAAGAGCTACAAACTCAGGCACCTTCAAAGATAGATATTTGTATCTTCCGGAGCGTTATCAGGCACCGAAAGATGGAAAGAAAAATGCCTTCCGAAGTAAGACTTCAGTTAAAAAATATCTCCAATCTGAGTATCCTGGTATGGATATCGATCAATTCTTTGCCTCATTCAGTTGGATGATTCCTTCAAAGCAGTCGTCAAGCTCAAAAG ACTTACATGATATTGATTTTGACTCAGATATGAAAGAGAGGACTACATCTGCAGGGACAAAAATGCAGCCTTTACTGTCTGATTCTTCCTTCAAAGCCATTACTTGTAAGGCTGGTAACCGAATCTGTAGCAGTTTAGCAGCAGAAAACCCTTTTACGGAGACCAGATTCTGTGATCTCTGTTGCAGTGAGTCTGGTTTTTGCGGAGACTGTTGCTGTATACTTTGCAGCAAGCTTATCAGTCTGGACTATGATGGGTACAGTTACATCCGCTGTGAAGCAACAGTAGTTTCTGGCCACATATGTGGACATGTTTCCCATCTAGAGTGTGCTCTACGAGCTTACATGGCTGGGAGAGTTAGAGGAAGCATCAATTTGGATGTAGAGTATCTCTGTCGATACTGTGATTCAAGGATGGATTTGGTTCCACATGCTTCGAAGCTTTTAAACATTTGCACATCCATTGCTTCTTATGCTGACATCGAGAATATTTTGAATGTTGGCATTCGTATTTTGCGTGGCTCAAAAAAAAGTATTGCAAAAGAATTGTTGCATCGTATTGAATCAATCAATGGAAAG CTTATGAAAGGAGTCAACATTCAAGATGCATTCAAACAGGAAAGTGGTGTGAATAGCACTG atttttcaGCTAACTCTGGTACCTCGCAAGATCAAAATCTCAGTCAGAAGCAAAAGACACTGAATGATTTCAATATCCCTGAAAACATTGATCGCAAA ATTGCTACTGGTACATTTATGCATTATGAGAATATTCTCAAACAGAAAGAGCCCAAGTTTGTTAATTATTTGGCTATATACCTTGTTGTTTAA